GACGGTGTAGCTGACCGGCACCTGCTGCGCGAACCAGGTGGCGAACGCCTCATCTCCCAGGGCCGGCGTGGAGAAGCCGTACACGGTGACCGAGGTGACCGGGGAGCTGCTGCCCGTCTTCCCGGGGCGCAGGTCGAGCGCGGCCAGCTGCGCCAGCGGCGCCGCCGGACCGTGACCCGTCACGTAGAGGTCCACCGCGCCGATGAAGCCGAGCAGGGGCCATAGCTGTCCGCGCAGATACCCGTAGAGCAGCTGGTAGCCCAGGTCGAAGCTGCCGGAGTTCCCCCCTCCATCGGTGCTGGCGCCTCCGCCCTGCAGCCCCATGGCCTCGAGGTGGGCCTTGCCGACCGCGGCCTCGAGTCCCTTCCGGAGCTGCTCGTAGCGTGAGCTGTCCACCGCCAGCGCGAGCTCCGTCAGGCTCTGGCCCCGGGCATGCGCCAGGACGCGCTCCATCTCCGCGATATCGTCCGCGGCGCCCGCGCACAGCTGGATGAGCGTCATCATGGCCGAGCTGAAGCCGGCGGCCTGCCGCGCCGTGGCGCCCACGGCCTGGATGAGCCGCTCATGGCTCGACGTGAGCTCCTGGACCAGCCGCCACAGCTCCCGCCTCAGGTCCGCCGCCAGCACCGGCTGTCGCACCAGCTCGGCGGGCTCGAGCAGCGGCAGCCGTGTCAGCCGGACCAGGCGATCCTGCACCTCCTTGACGCCGCGGAAGGTCTTCTCCGTCTTCGCGGAGTCCGCGACGAAGTAGCCGTTGAGCGGCTGGAGCTGGTGCTCGGCCGAGCGGTACCAGTCCATCAGCCCCTGCCACATCATCCCCACGCAGAGCACGACCACCTGCTTGCCGGTGGACGGCAGGTTGCCCATGGCGAAGTAGGCCTGGAGCCCGGTGAGCCCCGGGCCGCTGGCGGTGGTCGTCTTGAGCAGGTTCCAGCCGTTGGGCAGGATCAGATCCTGGCCACCGGGGCCAAAGCTGAGGTTCGCCAGGCCCGCGAGCTGCACGAGCAGGGCGGCATCCTGGGTCGAATAGGAAGCGGGC
This DNA window, taken from Corallococcus coralloides DSM 2259, encodes the following:
- a CDS encoding lipase family protein; the protein is MSSTPASYSTQDAALLVQLAGLANLSFGPGGQDLILPNGWNLLKTTTASGPGLTGLQAYFAMGNLPSTGKQVVVLCVGMMWQGLMDWYRSAEHQLQPLNGYFVADSAKTEKTFRGVKEVQDRLVRLTRLPLLEPAELVRQPVLAADLRRELWRLVQELTSSHERLIQAVGATARQAAGFSSAMMTLIQLCAGAADDIAEMERVLAHARGQSLTELALAVDSSRYEQLRKGLEAAVGKAHLEAMGLQGGGASTDGGGNSGSFDLGYQLLYGYLRGQLWPLLGFIGAVDLYVTGHGPAAPLAQLAALDLRPGKTGSSSPVTSVTVYGFSTPALGDEAFATWFAQQVPVSYTVLAEGRSLVDFFPTEPTQAQGYFQPSQLESLQASIPQYDDPWLERDSVFYTALLGGDTTTLAAASRTLHALSSQGSPATIAVLRERLLVAPGDDAPAGYNPDLSYTLAVLCSAAYERAQHPDLGTSLPSPWTLVTDVQAGGRTFVSIFSTPTQVAVVFRGAVTWEELFTLQGNYNMASGPSYLPPNAGQFSQGPISLYGQLRPALLQALQGISGWGSRQLLVTGHSMGGALATLCALDLQQGQQGLPVPAALYTFGAPPVGNPAFQLYFGRLAFAASTYRVVRPYDIVPRLTFQLSAAQAPATFVVLNGATDQDGATSHPITTYIELLDPQ